CTATATGTACACTTATTTGAGGATGGAGGGAGTAACTGATTTTTTGATCACCTTATGTTTGCAGCAAAAGTTTTGCAACAGAATTTCCAAATAAGCCTAGCTCCACTATGGAACACAACAGGATTATCCACACTGACAGAGCGGCAGCATCAGAAGTTATTGGTTTGTCAGACTACAGGATCCACAACAGTTGTGATAGTATTGATTCACAAGGAGGAGAGTCTCTTGCTGTTCAACAGCAATCGAGTCCTAGTCCTGGAATTGGCAATTCGGTTAATCCGGTATGGGATAGCTTGTTCTCTGGAACACCTTCAAaatgctgtttttgcttgtttatATAATCCTCTTATTTCAACAGAGCAGGTGTTCTATTTTTAGAAGTTTTTTTGTGCAGTGTCGTGTTTCTAGCATATGAGTTTTGTCAGAGCAGGTGTTCTATCATATGCAACAGATTTTTGAGTTTTGACCGTGACACATTCACAACCAATGTCGTGTGTATATAAGACTAGCAATATTGAACCTCCAGTAAAGTCTCCATGAGCTGTGTTGTTGATAGACGGCAGATTAGTTGTTTATAAGTTCTTGTTCTTCGTGACATACCAAAATACGAATTTAGGAGGCTAATATAGTATATGGTCTTTTTTGGCGTTCAAACATAGCAATGCGAATTTAGTTAGTCAGTCCCTTCCCAGCATTGCACAGCATAGCCATCAAGCTAGAACTGTATGTTGTATGTTCCTTTTCATACGGAACACTCTTCGGAGCATGACTTTGCCCATTTGTTTGGTTGTACTTAAGTTGTGGATATTCTGTCTGGTGCAGCTTACAGTTTGTCTATCTCTCAGGGTCAGTGCTGAGCAGTGTTCATGTTTTAATTGGTGTTAATTCAGTGCTTCGTGGAGCCCTGTGGTGTACATTTCCTATCATTCTGCAAGTATTTTATTTTCATGCTATTGTATTGTATACTCCGTACGTTCCAGAATAATTCATTGTATGACATGTATCAGGATTCTTcaagtggtgaccatagaagcgcTGAACGTGTGGAGGGAGAGAGTGATGTTGCTTTACAGTCATTAGTAAGAGTTACAGGCCAGCAGGTAGGCGATGCTGAAAAGGAAGTTAATGCCAGCGGTGGAGAAAATAGTCTTGCAGATCTACCTCATTTAGAGCCTCAAAATGTGGCAGCTGTGCCCAGCCAGGCTGCCTTGCCCATGCCTAAAGAAAAAACTGATACTCAGACAAATCGATCTGCCCAACCAGATGTAGCGCAAGCACAACCTCCACAAGGAGAGGTAGAGCAAGCAGGTCTGTCTGGTGTGGCATCGCCTCAGCCTTTACAACCAGCACAACTTGCGCAAGGAGAGGCAGAACAAGATCTATCTGGTGTAGCCTCACCTTCACAACCTGAAACCCGACCGTCAATATCTGGGTTTGTCGAAACTCGGTCCAATCTTGTAACTCAGTCTGTCGAACAAAGTATAGCACCCGTACAATTTCCACAAGAACAAGCAGGTCTGTCTGGTGTAGCATCTGCTCAGCCTTTGGTGCCTGAAATGCAGCCATCAACCCCATTGTCAAATATTCCGCTCGAAAGAGCACACCCGAATCGGGGTCAATCAAGTCGTCAACCAGAGGCCGCAGCTGGTTCTGCCCAGCCTGCACAACTCTTTCCGGCGCCGTCGATGATGTTTAATCACCCACCAATTGGTGATGAACCACTGAAAAATGAGCTGCACAGGTTACGGTTACACATTGACTCACTTGATAAAATCTATGAATTAAAGGTTTGCATTCTTTCCTCTTGCTTACATACATCTTGAGTTTGAATTTGTCATGCTAATTCTGGATTCATCATGTTCTCATTGATTCCACTTTCACTTATGAACAGCAATCGCAACTTCAGACAGAGTGCAGCCAAGAAATTGAGAAGATAAAACAAAAATATGATTTGTTACTTGAGGAACAGGATTCTGTTCACCTTGAGCAAATGAAGACACTTGATGGTTTATTGGAGAAAGTTGTCTTCCACCAATCACTAGCTGCCGATTTCCGAGCCAAATTCATATCACCATCTGCAGCACAAGGTAATCAATATAGGCAATCATATTTGATGTGTAGAGAAGGATTTTGTGAGCCAAATTTCTGTTGCCACGTCTTATTTTTATCGTGGGTTTTGGATTCGAAGATTCTGTTTTCCTCTCTACATATTTGTTTTCTGTTCTTCAGTGTTTGGATGATCAATTATGTTTATGCTTTATTACTTTGTTTTCATAATGAGTTCCTGAGCGCAACTGCCAAGCGTGTATGCTTGTCAAGTTGTCATGCTCTCATGGTTTGAATAGGCTCGTGCTGAAAATAGTACTACCTCCGCcccggtgtataagtcattcgcgtagttccaGGTCgacaatttaactatctaaatatgtattatatgtgacaaaaaatatatatttagaaactacatccgtgtagaaatctagtgatatacttttcatgacatataacacatatttaattcctcaaatcgatgacctagaactacgcgaatgacttatacaccgagGTGGAGGTAGTAACAGTAGTTGTGAATTAAGTTTATCCTCACAGATTTATTGATCACTAATGCTCATTTCTTTCTTTGCAGCAAAAGCCTATAGCCGTCCAATTCATCAGACACCTCAGGCTTCTCAGCAAGCACCCATGAGGCCGCCAGGTATGACATCGACTTCGCCGCCAGCTGCGTGGTCATCAGCTGGTCGACCAGTAGTGCCGGGAGGTGCACAGCCATCACAGGTGGATCGACCATCAACGCCGGCATCATCACAGGCGCCTCGTCCGCCATTGCCATCTACACCAGTAGTCCGGCTTCCCATAAACCCTGGCAACCTTGTCAGAACAACAGGTGCCCCCATGCCTCGAGTTCCACCACGTGGAAGCCATGGAGTTCCGAGTGCACCCGCTCCTCATCTTCAGTGCAGATTGCCGCCACGGGCGCATTCCACGGCCCCTGCAAATCAGAGGCAGCAGCAGCATGCCACATCTGTAAGCCCGCAGTCTTCACATGCAGTTCCCCCTGTGAGCTCATCACCCTTGCCGCCGTCAAGTTCACAAGCAACTCACCATGGTTCGTCGACTCGGATGGATGTGGATGTGGTATGCCTGTCTGATGATGAGTGAGGAAGAGGACCTAGACTAATGGCTAGAGAGTAGGGGTAGGGGAGCCTGACAAGGAATGGAACCCATTCATTCGGCTCCATGTTTGTGCACCGCCGTAGTACCGCGCCCTGTATATGACCGTCCTTACCTTCTGTTGCTGTAAATTACGAACCACCAGGTGTTAAGAATGTGTACTTGTTCGTCCATGTTTAATTATGGGTCCTCATCTCATCCTAAAATTCTTATGTTATTAATAGTTGTTACGACATTGATAAATTTGATACACCAATGACCCAAGAAGGAAGCAAACTCCACACAACAGAGCAAGCCATTCTAATTTAATTTATGAACAATCATGAAAATCACCATATTTATTTTGGTTTCCAAAGTTTTACCTGAACTATCTTGCCTttgctgtttttttttctattttcactTCTAAAAGGTCCCATGGCTTTCAATATTTTACTCGTATCTCAAAAACAAATCACACGTTTTTTAAAATGAAATTTGGTTGCTGAGAAAGATTTTTTTTACTTGTTTtatgtactccctctgatccatattaatttGTGTACTAGGTGTACCGGCCAAAGCCATTTAAAAAATTGTAGATCAATGCTGTACAACTCAAACTGGCATTCAACCCTCACATGCTCCCATGATACCAACTTacaaatttcaaatttaaacatctcaaaaaaaattctgaaaaaagcaTGCATGTTTAGAACACATGTGTCGACAACCcctaaaaatttcagatcaaaattCGAAATACACATggagaaacaaaaatgacaaattcagaCATGATTAGTGTCATTTCTGCTTTTATCTTCTTTTGACACTATTCATgaagatttgtcttttttgtttctctgtGTATATTCTGAATTTGGATCTAAATTTTTTTAGGGGATGAttcgcaaaataaaataaaataggggaTGTCTACATATATGCTGTGAACATCCATGATTTGTTTCGGAATTTTTTGAAACgtctaaatttgaattttttaaggTGGTAGCATGGGAGCATTTATGGGTTGGTATCACCTTATACGTCCAGTGATACCAGCCATTTTAGAAGacacccaaaaaaatgagagagagagagagagagggagggagggagggagagttTCGAGGGCACTGCGCCTCTGTCTCAATCGATTGAGAATTAATATACCCTGTCATTTTTACAAATCGATTCATATAAATCAAAAAGATGTTCACCGTGTTATGAAAATATATTTATCTAGTAAAGATGGTAATATAAAAATATGTTCACCATGACATAACCTGTTCATCTAGCgcaaaaaaatactccctccatcccataatgtaagtgGGACGGAGGAGTACTAGTGTTTTCTCTCTTAGTTTATGAAAATATGAAATCTTGCACTGATCTCAATGTTAAATCGGTGGTCTTCGATGCGACTAAGATTTAACTAATTCTCAGGCGAATGAGAATTAGCATATGAGATAAGAACTAGTTTCTGTAAGTAGAACAAAAAAAATGGACACAAACCACCCTGTACAAATTAAACTATTGCAATAACAGAATGCCAATACAAGAATTAAGAATATAACCACCGTTATTAAAAAAATCTCTGTGCTTTAGGAAATCCAATCTTTGTGGTTCATTCCTGTGCCCGACTGCCAGCTCTTAGAAACCATTAGATATGTCTTATCTGGGTTACTTTGAATTAGATGACACAATTTAATCCGACCCTTTCTAAAAGAGGTTCTAACTCAAACCTCTCTACTATCTAATAATGTCAAAGCTAGTATTTTAAGTCTGCATGTCTCAGTTAAGCAGAAGTGCACTTGAAGCAGGAACACAAGATCGAAATTCTTTCAGACTTATGAAGAGCAGCTAGTTCAGTAAAATACAGATTGCATTCGCGTGCAATACTTGGAGCTTCTTTTATGAATTTACAAGACATTAACAATTCAATATATAGTACATCACAAACCAAACAATGCCGTCCATCACCGCTGACAAATTTAACAGAAATGTCAAAATAGCATGACTATGTAAGTGTCAACTATAGTTATATATGTTACTCAGGGAATCCTTTAAGATCTGATCAATGTCGTTGCAGTGCCAGTCGTATTGTTCAAACAGATGGTTCTGCTCCCAATGCTAGCATCTCGTGACAGTCGCTCTCTCTGAAGCTGACATGCCTCGAGTAAATAGGCTCATCTGTGAAAGCGCCTAAAGCAGACACATCAAACAGATGGAGTGAAGCATCTGCAAAGGAAGTATCAGTGAGTTTGGAACTTGTTCTAGGGATTTGCTATACAGAAGAATGCATACTACTCTAGCCGAATCATGTAATATCATCTTGACAAATAACATAGGGAGGTTGTTGATTAAAGAGGGGGAAATCGACAAAAGCTTTGGGCGTTGATGCACCAAGGAGAAGAAAATGCTACAGGGGGTATTTTATATTTGCAAACAGAAGATTAAAATGTACTGAGTAATTACCACTGGGTACAAAAGGTATGTCATAGTCCTCATCGACCATTGTCAAGGATGCTTGCTTTAATAACACTGATCCTGAAAATTCGTCTGCAGCAGGGCAATGGAGCGTGACTGAACCTGGTATGTCATTTGCAGCGGTGCTTCCATGGTATTGTTCGGAGCCAGAACCAAGGTAAACACTGATGTCAAAAGACGCATCCTGGGAGAGTACGATGCACATAATGGTATCAGATGACAGATTATAGACCAACTGAGTTATTAAACATAGAGGAAATTTTGGGCCACCTTTGAATGTATTCTGTGTTCCTGTTTTGAAAGAGATGGTAAGAGCCCTCCCATCCATTAAAGAGAGATGGCAGGAAACAAAGCACAACTTTTGCAAACAAAGGAAAGAGGATATTCTATTGCAGTGCCAGTTTGAGCAATCCCCCCGGTTTCAAGTAAACGAGGAAAGTAAAGAAGAAGCTAGCTACATATGTGCCTTAATACTTGCTCTATTTTTTCCCGAAAAGAGAACTTCCCTTGGGCTTCATAGCCAGAGTATAACAAAGACAATTCTGTACAGAAGTAATTCTGATGAAATGTACTACAAAATCACAAAAATAGTATAGTCCCGAGTAAGATTGGGAATAATGACAATTCGCTCTGGAGGATATGAAAGTAGCTGAATTGCATTACAAATATACTTTTTGCAGGACCTATTATATAACAGCATTACTTACTTCTTCATTTGGTGTCACTCGTATGGATCCAAGCCTTTTTAATGTGCACTGCTTGGGATGACTGCCTGAAGTACCTTGATGACCATCAGCTTCATGAACATTTCGCTCTGCACAATCTAAGTTTTCATGCCAATAAAGCACTTCAGTTGCTTGTTAAGAAGTTAATATTGTTGTCAAAAAAGATGACAGGCATGTGGACAGTATTACTCTGTTGATGTCCTTGCATAAATTTAGGTTCCAGCATGATCGACCCTTGGGAAATACTCTGGTTGATTGGTCTTGGTTTTCCATTATCCATTACATAATCAGGCTGAAGGTTGGTCCAAGTTTCATATGCAACTTTGCTCCATTGTTCCACCCGCCCCTGCAAACGTGAACCCCGATAAGTGTACATATATTTCAGAATATGTTTGTGAAACCAAAGCAAGATTAACAACCTTTTCATCTTTCTGCAACACTAAGTTCGGAACTTCGAGGCCTTTTTTGATGATAAAGAAAATATTCACTGGCCTGCATCCTGAGATGCACACAGCCAAGAACTTCATGTACCCAAATTATATGTGCATGTTATAAAGTGCATTGAGATAGCTCATAGCTGACTGATTGAGGTTATACGTTTGCGGAATGTATCTGTTGTTTGATCTTTTGTCAAAGTCAACAACTGTCATGAGTAAAAAAATACTAGATTTCCAAAAACTAATGATAATTTGTTATAAGAAGAGATGTATGTCCATACAAAACTTATTTATTCTGAATTCTGATGCATTTCTCTTGTATGCATGGAGCTGTTATGTTAAAATGGCAAATTCATTATGCACAACCTGCAATTCAGAAATTTCTAGGAGAAGCTCAAAATAGTATGAGAGGAACACCTGCATCCGTTGATTGAGGTCCTTGAAGGGAGTGTACTGGTCACTGGATGTGACTCCAACAATCCTATAGAAACAGTTGAAGAACAGAACAACATCATGGCCTTCCACGATGAAAGAGTAAAGCTCCTTTCCAGGATCACACTTTTTAGCATGATCAACAATAGTCGTCCATACTAGCTTTGTGGCCTTTTTGAGAACCTAAATGCAGCGGGAAATAAACTTAACTTGCTATCATACTCAGTATCAAAGTGAGCAAGTAGTACAGAAGGAATTCATTTCTTACTTTGCGGAGAGTATGTTCATCCTTGTAATATGACGTCAAGAAATCCTTCACAGAAAAGATGCCACTCCCTTTGAGTGCCTCATGGAAGACACCATCCTTTGAAATTTTCTGCAGGCGCCAAACATCATCATCCAATGATGGAATGGCATGCTTTTGGGATCCTGCAAGTACAAGAAATAGATTGATCACTAGTTTCAACATCGCAAAAAAACTAAGTTAACACAAAATCAAATTTTAAATCCAAGCCTACCTTCTCCGCGACGATCCTTTACTGTGAAAGGTTCAGTTACCCCTTCTAGGATCCGTTCACCAAGCTCGTCAACAACCATTACCCCAAGCCTGAACTTGCCACTCCTCGTGAACTTGGAGTTATCAATAAAAGTAGCGTCACGGAGATCAGCCTTGCCATTCTTCAGGCTAAGCTCGAGCTCTCCCGTCAGCACTGCCCCAATTTTGTCCCGTGGACGTACGATATGTCTGCTGAAATTCTCTAATGTCCAGCAATCTTCATTATCTATGTTGAAGTCGCCATCGAGAACAACAATTTTGATCTTGGCAGAAAGAAGGCGATGAGAATTGTTCTCTTGTTGGTTGTTGTCCTCCAGACATATCTTGAGAGGATCGCCATTTGCTGCGCGGATTCCCTTCTTTGTGAAAATTTCATTACTCAAGCCATTCAGGAACCTAAGCTTGTATCTTGGAGGCTGGTTTTGGTCAACCACCGTTCTGCACAAACTGTGTAACGCAGCACATGAGAAGGTCAAGGCAACCATAAATGGTATTTAAAGGGCAAAAATTTAGTAAAACAAAAACTTATATTATTACTACTATTTTATGGTTGGACAGAAAAGTGGTGTTTGTAGTCAGGAAATGGTACCTAGGAGCACGGCTTAAGTAGCCTGTAATCGCTTTAGTCACCGCTTCTGGTATCTGTCAAAAGGAAGAGGAAAACTTTGAGTGGTTGACCTTCCGAAAAAGTCCAGAAATTGCCATAATAAAgtaaactactacctccattcctaaatataagacgttttggcagtttaaattgaaccaacaaaacgtcttatatttatttTTTTAGGAACAGAGGGAATACAAAAGAACAGGATCACGAAAGACTGCTATCTTCATAGTATTATGCATCACTAACACCAATAGCACCCTCTGTTAATGAAACATATAGCACATATCCTGTCATCTTGATTTTGGTTTAAACCAATTTCGACAGCCACTGGAATTAGCTAAGGTTTTCAATTTGGCCGAAGATCCAGCATTTTCGTCTGGATCTCACTGAAATGAAATCACCGCAATTTCCAGAAAATATCTCTTTGCAGAATGTCAATGGAATTTGAAATTGGCCAACCTACTAAATGGCGCCTAGTGTTCCGTCACATCAGATTGCATTGCAGACAAATAGGTTCCGTTCAATAGACTAGTTAGTGAACCGCGTGCTACTGCTACATGATCAACGAAACGGTCAATCAATATATACCATGTAGTTTATCAAGAATCTTCATGGAGTGTGAGATGATTGATTACCCGGCTGATGGCAGACTCAATCACGGACTCAACCGCAGCCTCCACCCTCTGCACGCAGTTGGTGACCATCTCCTCCAGATGCCTGCATCCCCTGATCTCTCTGCAGAGTAATCAATCAAACGGTCAATATCTCTTACGAGTCGAGAGTTGAGACAAGAACGGATCAAGAAAGGGACGGAACGCgagggaaagaagaagaagaagaagaagacgggagACTCACAGGTCGAAGGAGCGACACCTCTTCTTCAGCGCTGGCGAACGCGCCGGCGACGGGGagtcccctccgccgccgccctccagcGGCCGCTTCGCCGGCATGGGCGGGCGCTAGCTAACTGGCTGCTCAGCGCGGCGGGAATCGGCTGCAGGTCAAGCCAGGTAGTCTCGCTCGCTCGCTTGCTTGCTTGATTGCTGCTCTAGACTCTCTAGTCAATGTCAATGTGTGTGCTTCTGGTGAggtggggagtggggagtggggagtATCGGCGCTCGGCGGTATGTTTATATATGGCCCCGCTTGAGACGGGAAGGGAAATGTTCCGCACTtttcctcctctccctctccggGGCGGGCGAGGCGAGCGACGCGGCCGGGGAGAAGATTCCTAGGAGAGACGCGGCCGGGGCGAACCGATGTGTGATATCTTCGTCCACTAGGATCCAAGTCCTCAACTTAAAATTGATGCTCactttatttctgaatttattttaggtTTTCGGTAATGTTTGGTAAGAGCACCTCCAACAGACGCACGGTTACGAAGCGTGCTAATTTTTTTTGCAGCGCTGAAATAGCGTTTTCGCACGCTAGGCTGGTGTTTTGCTTTACCAGAAGCGCTATATTTCACGCCGTACGTAGCGCTTCAGCAGGCGCGCTAAATTACAACTAACACAAACAACACTTCTCATTCAACATAGAAAAACACACacaaataaatcaacaataaatagttcaattatTGTTagaactcaaacaaatagtttatctgcAATGCAACAAATAGTGCATGACCACCATTTCTCAATTAGATCCTTTTGAAGGTCATCATGCGTTTCACCACGTCGAATGACATGACAGGAGGCAACAAAGCGGGCCACCCACGCAGCCCTCcttcgcactcgcacgggatgtcccatcAACTCATACTAAGACCCcatgctcattctcgatgatcatgttatgcatgatcacacaagcgttcaTTGTGTACCAAAtgatcttttgatcccaaaatctagtcggtcctctcacaatagcaaattgggcttacAAAATCctaaaagctctctccacatctttcctagccgccgcctgagcattgtgagAATCAATATTTTTCTTACCTTGCGGTGCCGTCAACGGCTTGACAAATGTTTGCCACCTTGggtagatgccatccgcaagataatagccatagttgtataTATGGTCATTTTTACAAACTCCACCGGTGGAGTTTCACCATTTGCAATCCTATTAATGAGTAGTGACCGTTGAAGAACATTGATGTCATTACAAGATCCAGGCATTCCgaaaaaagcatgccaaatccaagtctcatAATCGGCCGCTACTTCAacgattatagtggaaccctttttctgGCCGTGGAATTGTTCATACCATGCCTTAGGACAGTTCTTCCAACTacatgcatgcaatctattgagccaagcatacctaGGAACCCGCGAGCTTTATTCGTCGCCAAAAGCCTTGCggtgtcttcagcattgggagctCTCAAATATTCCAGACCAAACACTTACACAATTCCAACTACGAAGCGCTTGACATACATGATGGCTTGACTTTCACCCATGGCAAGTGGTCATCAACTAGATCCGTCGGAATAccatatgccaacatacgcaaagcggcgaTCACCGTTTGAAAGGTGATATGCCCGAGTTCTCGGGTGGCATTCCTCCGTTACTGAAAAAACGATCATGGCTCGTCAGTTTCTCCGCAATGTGTTTGAACAACTCGATGCTCATCCTAAAACGGCGCCGAAAGTAGgactcggggtatgtgggattGTTCACAAAATAGTTCCTCATAAATTTGTTGTGGGCATCTATCCTTTCCGTCCATAATTTCTGACGACCGAAAACCGAACCACCATGCTTCGGCTTTTTATTGacgtgcatagctaggatcattgcgaCGCCCCCTCCTCTtgaagatcaaattcttcatcggAAGAATCAtaggacgaactcatctacaaACTTTAATTTAAACTAATTtaaaactacaaacaacatgcaccaaattcatctaCAAATGTAAAGTCAGAAACAATATATACCTTGCAAGTATTTTTTCAAGCACCTTGTGGGCACCGAGCTGCAAACGGCCGACGTGCACTTTTCGTCCGAGGAACGGTGCGCTCAAGGGGTGGCGGCGAGGAGAGAAGCAGCTTCAGCCACCGGGAGAAGCAGGGGAAGCGGCGGCGCGCTGGGCATAGGCGAGGGAAGCGCAGACGGGTCGCCAGAGCGAATGGGGGAAGGTGTGGGCGGAGGCGCCAGCGCCTGGAGGTTTCAGATCTGGTGGTTGGTGAGATTTGCATGCCCGATTGGCTTGTCTAGCGCGCGTGAACGGGCGCACCAAATACATAGCGCGCGATGCCATTTTTCTCAGCGTGCTGAACCTACTTTATCGCGCGCGCGATATTAGCGCGTTGCTAGAGCGCGCCGTATAGCCATTTTTTCAGCGCGCGACTTATCTagcgcgtctgttggagatgctctaagtgggaggagacgttctcgtcgactGCGAGGCGTctgtggtgacttcgtaaaatctaaGATATTATGTTGACTCAGTCTCtgaagatgctcataggggtaggatatGCGTGCATGCATCTATAGGGGTGAGCGTATACTTATATATGAAGCGACTTTGATTGTATTGTATTAAAAAAAGTTGGATCGTGGGAGTGTCCAACTGCTCTTTTCCTCATCGATTTCCCCATGATAATGAAATAATGAAAAAAACAGCAACATAACCCATCTCCGAACTCATCCTTGACGCCCTTAACCCTGTCAAGTCTCAAGCATAAAATCCCGGTGATTAGACTTCTAAAGTCTGTAGAGCACCATGCCATTCAAattctaaaaaataaaaaatgatcagacagacatgaaaccttgtttgacgtaatatcatgccaccaagatgatgtggtaaaataattggtctgtttgacgaaaatttggacacacatccctcacaaactggagcaactcactagaaggcttgtggtttcgAGAGCGAACAATGcaagtttgatgacgaacgggcgaTAGCTTTCTCTTATGGGCTTCAAAAAAATTCTATAGTTAACGTGCACTAATataactgtcatgtcaaaatttgaaaaatttcaggggtcatttgacctttttaagacatttaattgattttctagccatttaatgaccgtattcaaaatttgaactacatctagatGCAGCTGCTAACCATAACGGttgaaaaatatatttgtgtacttgtgtgcgagttaattccatgtgcagaaaTTGAaacgaattttcaaacatattggtgtcacggcttggacacatgcatggagtgacatgcatttaaattccaaaaaaataaaaaaatcatcggacgatgtaaatatctggtgtttaaaaaagaaaatgtaaagatctggcaagacaaccgggccCCGCAAGATTGGCACTCTACCagggttattaatcagacacggttctgtattgaaAATCGTCggctattaagttcacacacggattttgctgcgcgaatcatgtgtaattcaaactatagtacacataaattccggcgaccggcgtgtgtactgttcccgtcgatctagattccagctgccaataaatactaccttgctcacatcgtcccacctgcattctcatctacatcctcccccctctctctctctctctcaaatcttaGCCATGGCGCCGTcgatctgcccacgcgccgacgaggaggcaCCGTCCCCCGAGGACGCTCAATCGAAGAGCAGTGATgaggaggacccctacgcgccgccggacgagg
This window of the Triticum aestivum cultivar Chinese Spring chromosome 5D, IWGSC CS RefSeq v2.1, whole genome shotgun sequence genome carries:
- the LOC123119773 gene encoding uncharacterized protein, which translates into the protein MYQTPPYPGAAEGAVPSSLMDTPLTEERRAARRVRRRVCSSGSPTSLNHGESDDAQEMSTNSTEISSSDCYTQLSSESSDEGCENRSSGHRRKRRKTSVISSASEQSGQDSPSACESLESDDVQITPGKDYVLPQRCDLSDAEKNRVVALIKEIKAKVTVFVAIMLRSYSSYVTIPKEYAAVHFPPESATITLRSPGKNKKWHPRFYKKGTMIKLTGSWLHFVRDNDVHEGDICIFVPAKGGKPFMFTVHLLRKETTDSQTEVSHESSECEDSHGQPPYILPYGARLSPSQRSAVKKKVDSIQSEVPIYVSIMTKSNLGSRHMELSKRYAAEHLPHRNVTLMFQYMGKIWNINMLFHDRKYPKRWYLIGGWSKFISDNSLRLGDICLFELKKDEKELTVIVHLLRKESIDHPSGVSPVLDSNYVRASTMIASTVHVGEEPDDEEETASSGREEQGFDDEPIEHNYSEGASKAHMPTAPCSESNASGISPSPEAREQAAGCSNKSFATEFPNKPSSTMEHNRIIHTDRAAASEVIGLSDYRIHNSCDSIDSQGGESLAVQQQSSPSPGIGNSVNPDSSSGDHRSAERVEGESDVALQSLVRVTGQQVGDAEKEVNASGGENSLADLPHLEPQNVAAVPSQAALPMPKEKTDTQTNRSAQPDVAQAQPPQGEVEQAGLSGVASPQPLQPAQLAQGEAEQDLSGVASPSQPETRPSISGFVETRSNLVTQSVEQSIAPVQFPQEQAGLSGVASAQPLVPEMQPSTPLSNIPLERAHPNRGQSSRQPEAAAGSAQPAQLFPAPSMMFNHPPIGDEPLKNELHRLRLHIDSLDKIYELKQSQLQTECSQEIEKIKQKYDLLLEEQDSVHLEQMKTLDGLLEKVVFHQSLAADFRAKFISPSAAQAKAYSRPIHQTPQASQQAPMRPPGMTSTSPPAAWSSAGRPVVPGGAQPSQVDRPSTPASSQAPRPPLPSTPVVRLPINPGNLVRTTGAPMPRVPPRGSHGVPSAPAPHLQCRLPPRAHSTAPANQRQQQHATSVSPQSSHAVPPVSSSPLPPSSSQATHHGSSTRMDVDVVCLSDDE
- the LOC123119774 gene encoding calmodulin-binding protein 60 A is translated as MPAKRPLEGGGGGDSPSPARSPALKKRCRSFDLEIRGCRHLEEMVTNCVQRVEAAVESVIESAISRIPEAVTKAITGYLSRAPSLCRTVVDQNQPPRYKLRFLNGLSNEIFTKKGIRAANGDPLKICLEDNNQQENNSHRLLSAKIKIVVLDGDFNIDNEDCWTLENFSRHIVRPRDKIGAVLTGELELSLKNGKADLRDATFIDNSKFTRSGKFRLGVMVVDELGERILEGVTEPFTVKDRRGEGSQKHAIPSLDDDVWRLQKISKDGVFHEALKGSGIFSVKDFLTSYYKDEHTLRKVLKKATKLVWTTIVDHAKKCDPGKELYSFIVEGHDVVLFFNCFYRIVGVTSSDQYTPFKDLNQRMQGRVEQWSKVAYETWTNLQPDYVMDNGKPRPINQSISQGSIMLEPKFMQGHQQNCAERNVHEADGHQGTSGSHPKQCTLKRLGSIRVTPNEEDASFDISVYLGSGSEQYHGSTAANDIPGSVTLHCPAADEFSGSVLLKQASLTMVDEDYDIPFVPSDASLHLFDVSALGAFTDEPIYSRHVSFRESDCHEMLALGAEPSV